From the Sebastes fasciatus isolate fSebFas1 chromosome 3, fSebFas1.pri, whole genome shotgun sequence genome, one window contains:
- the npb gene encoding neuropeptide B has translation MEMSVKFAVVCVGVSLLVSWQPVEAWYKQSTGPSYYSVGRASGLLSGIRRSPYVRRSESEETLMDSGETAGNNVMPETNRQISILKSMAICVKDISPDLKSCELLRDGTGTFQCKADVFLTLDSLDCLSA, from the exons ATGGAGATGTCGGTCAAGTTCGCCGTGGTGTGCGTCGGAGTGTCTCTGCTCGTGTCCTGGCAGCCAGTGGAAGCCTGGTACAAGCAGTCCACCGGACCCAGCTACTACTCGGTGGGCCGAGCCTCCGGGCTGCTGTCCGGGATCAGGAGGTCGCCTTACGTCCGGAGGTCCGAGTCCGAGGAGACGCTGATGGACAGCGGAGAGACGGCAGGTAACAACGTGATGCCAGAGACTAACAGGCAGATCTCCATCCTCAAAAGCATG GCCATCTGCGTGAAGGACATCTCTCCAGACCTGAAGAGCTGCGAGCTGCTGCGGGACGGGACGGGCACTTTCCAGTGCAAGGCGGACGTCTTCCTCACCCTGGACTCCCTGGACTGCCTGTCCGCGTGA